The genomic stretch TGCAGGCGATGGCCATCACCAGGGGCAGCGACGAGATGGGACTGCTGCCCGGATTGTAGTCGGAAGCCAGGGCGACTGCCACGCCTGCCTCGATCATCGCCCGGGCGGGCGCGTAATCGCGCAGGCCCAGGGTGAAGACGGTTCCGGGCAGGAGCACGGCGACGGTCTCCGCGTCGGCCAGGGCCGCGATGCCAGCGGCGTCGATGCGGATGAGATGATCGGCCGACCCGGCGCCGAGGCGCGCGGCCAGAGCGGCGCCGCCGAACGGTTCCAGCTCGTCGGCGTGGACGGTGGCGCGCAGGCCCAGCGCCATGCCGCGGGCGAGGATCCGCTCGGTCTCCGCCAGGTCGAAGACGCTGGGCTCGCAGAAGACGTCCAGGCGCTCGGCGAGGCCCTCCTCGGCCACGCGCGGCAGGATCTCCTCGCAGACGAGATCCACGTAGGCGCCTCGACGGTCCCGGTATTCCGCCGGGATCTCGTGGGCGGCGAGACAGGTCAGCACGGCGCGCAATCCGGCCTCGTCCGCCGCGCGCCGCGCCGCGCGCAACATCTTCACCTCGTGCTGCGGCGACAGCCCGTAGCCGCTCTTGATCTCCATGGTGGTGGTGCCGCAGGCCAGGGCTTCGCGCAGCCGGGGCACGGTCAACGCGACCAGTTCGTCCTCGCTGCGCGCGCGCAGGTCGCGCACAGAGGCGTGAATGCCCCCCCCGGCGGCGGCGATGTCCAGGTAGGTCTCCCCGCGCAGGCGCCTCTCGTATTCGTCCTGCCGCGTGCGACCGTAGACCGCGTGCGTGTGCGGATCGACGAAGCCGGGCAACACGCAGGCCCCGTCAGCCTGGTAGGTGGCCTTCGCGCCCAGGGCGGCCAGGGCTGCGGCCGGGCCGTAGGCGACCACCCGGCCACAGTCCACGGCGAGCGCCGCATCCTCGACGATGCCCAGTTCGCCCAGCAGCCGACCGCGGCGAGGACCCGCACTCCCGCTGTCGGGAAGATCGAGGGTGCAGAGCTGGCCGATACCGGTCACCAGCAGATCGACAGGCGTGGCGAGATTCGCGAAATCGGCGGCGGCGACGTTTCTGCCGTCCTGGGCCATCGCTGATCCTTCCCTGGTTGTTCCCGGCCGCGCCGGGAAAAACTACAATACCGCTTCCCGGGCCGGGGTTCCCCCGGATCAGGTCGCCACGAAGAACTCCGCGGCCAGGGCCACCATCTCCTCCGGACCGGCACAGTAGCGGACCGAGGTCGGCATGGCATCCAGAAAGGTCTTCCCGTACGCCTTGCCGTGCAAGCGGCTGTCGAGCAGGAACACCACGCCGCGGTCCGCGTCGGAGCGAATCAGGCGCCCGATGCCCTGGCGCAGGCGCAGCACGGCATCCCGCACCATGAACTGAACGAAGGGGTTCTCCCCTTCCGCCTGGATCAGGTCGCAGCGGGCGGACACCCAGGGATCGGCGGGGACCAGAAAAGGCAGCTTGGTCACCACGAGGATCTCGAGATCCGTGCCCGGCAGGTCGATCCCTTCCCAGAACGTGTTGGTGCCCAGCAACACGGCCCGGCTCTCGCGCCTGAACCTAGCCATGAGCTCGGCGGGCGACAGGCCCGCGCCTTGTGTGAGGATCACCGGACGCGAACGCTGCCAGTGGCGATCCAGATCCAGCTTGAACTCGTAACCGCCCTCGTCGGTCTGCTGGAGAGCGGCGGCGACCGCCTGCAGGGAGGCGTACGAGG from bacterium encodes the following:
- the hutI gene encoding imidazolonepropionase encodes the protein MAQDGRNVAAADFANLATPVDLLVTGIGQLCTLDLPDSGSAGPRRGRLLGELGIVEDAALAVDCGRVVAYGPAAALAALGAKATYQADGACVLPGFVDPHTHAVYGRTRQDEYERRLRGETYLDIAAAGGGIHASVRDLRARSEDELVALTVPRLREALACGTTTMEIKSGYGLSPQHEVKMLRAARRAADEAGLRAVLTCLAAHEIPAEYRDRRGAYVDLVCEEILPRVAEEGLAERLDVFCEPSVFDLAETERILARGMALGLRATVHADELEPFGGAALAARLGAGSADHLIRIDAAGIAALADAETVAVLLPGTVFTLGLRDYAPARAMIEAGVAVALASDYNPGSSPISSLPLVMAIACTQMKLSPAEALCAVTANAAQALGLGGEAGELAPGRPADFIVLDVDDYRLVPYHAGRNPVHAVFRAGKRVI